A single window of Carassius auratus strain Wakin unplaced genomic scaffold, ASM336829v1 scaf_tig00214588, whole genome shotgun sequence DNA harbors:
- the LOC113092432 gene encoding phosphatidylinositol transfer protein alpha isoform-like yields the protein MLIKEFRVILPISVEEYQVGQLYSVAEASKNETGGGEGVEVLKNEPYEKDGEKGQYTHKIYHLQSKVPSFVRMLAPASALNIHEKAWNAYPYCRTVITNEYMKENFLVKIETWHKPDMGQQENVHGLDPDTWKKVEVMYIDIADRSQVEPKDYKPEEDPTKFKSAKTGRGPLGPDWRKELPKKTDCPHMCAYKLVTVKFKWWGLQNKVENFIQKQEKRLFTNFHRQLFCWIDKWIELNMDDIRRMEEETRRELDEMRVKDPVKGMVALED from the exons ATGCTGATTAAAGAATT TCGAGTGATCCTACCGATTTCTGTGGAGGAG TATCAGGTTGGACAGCTATACTCAGTAGCGGAGGCCAGTAAGAACGAGACGGGTGGAGGAGAGGGTGTGGAGGTGTTGAAGAACGAACCCTATGAGAAGGATGGAGAGAAGGGAcagtacacacacaaaatctACCACCTGCAGAG TAAAGTCCCGTCATTTGTACGAATGCTTGCGCCAGCATCAGCACTGAACATTCACGAGAAAGCTTGGAACGCCTACCCATACTGCcgcacag TAATTACT AATGAGTATATGAAAGAAAACTTCCTCGTCAAGATTGAGACGTGGCACAAACCTGACATGGGACAGCAGGAAAAT GTTCACGGACTAGACCCAGACACCTGGAAGAAGGTGGAGGTGATGTACATTGACATCGCAGACCGGAGTCAGGTGGAGCCAAAG GACTATAAACCAGAGGAAGACCCCACTAAGTTTAAGTCTGCAAAGACTGGAAGAGGGCCGCTCGGTCCGGATTGGAGG AAAGAGCTACCTAAAAAGACAGACTGCCCACACATGTGTGCCTACAAACTGGTTACTGTCAAGTTCAAGTGGTGGGGCCTGCAAAACAAAGTGGAAAACTTTATTCAAAAG CAAGAGAAGCGCTTGTTCACTAATTTCCACCGGCAGCTGTTCTGTTGGATTGATAAATGGATCGAGCTGAACATGGACGACATCCGCAGAATGGAGGAAGAGACCAGGAGGGAACTGGATGAG ATGAGAGTGAAGGATCCAGTGAAAGGCATGGTGGCTCTTGAAGACTGA
- the LOC113092444 gene encoding inositol polyphosphate 5-phosphatase K-like isoform X3, giving the protein MSAHNVGSRYGHQAFRLHMVTWNVGTAEPPADVRTLLQLDSQPATDLYVIGLQEVNANPVRYISDLISEDSWSHLLMDTLAPMGYIKVTSVRMQGLLLILFAKQVHLPFIRDIQSTYTRTGLFGYWGNKGGVSVRFSFYGHMLCFLNCHLAAHMNYALQRMDEFEYILDTQDFDMYNTPQVLDHKVVFWFGDLNFRIADHGMHFLRSSISNGRFNLLWNRDQLTMMKKKEAILQEFEEGLLCFKPTYKFDRFSETYDTRAPKTWFGFIGKKRKPAWTDRILWRIKPKAIDTEDENSSTTSSADDEEYPFKVTQNMYTCDVSYGVSDHKPVIGTFNLEMRKKVETPLVALTVEGHWSADEGPTFTYTILENFESSTWDWIGLYKIGFKSASDYSTFAWVKDDEVAANGEVVTVQMSKSELPLPAGDYVLGYYSTNMQTLIAFSPTFQILESQHAVMEGLLPENINGHEK; this is encoded by the exons ATGAGTGCACACAATGTTGGATCCAGGTATGGACATCAGGCTTTCAG GCTGCACATGGTCACATGGAATGTTGGCACAGCGGAGCCCCCTGCTGATGTGAGGACATTACTGCAGCTTGACTCACAGCCGGCCACTGACCTCTATGTGATTGG TCTACAGGAAGTGAATGCCAATCCAGTGCGGTATATCTCTGATCTCATTTCTGAGGACTCATGGAGTCACCTTCTCATGGATACCCTTGCGCCAATGGGATATATAAAg GTGACTTCAGTGAGGATGCAGGGTTTGCTGCTGATACTGTTTGCAAAGCAGGTCCACCTGCCTTTCATCAGAGACATCCAAAGTACATACACCCGCACGGGCCTGTTCGGATACTGG GGAAATAAAGGCGGTGTGTCTGTGCGTTTTTCATTCTACGGTCACATGCTGTGTTTTTTGAACTGTCATCTGGCGGCTCATATGAACTACGCCCTGCAACGCATGGATGAGTTTGAATACATACTGGACACGCAAGACTTTGATATGTACAACACTCCACAAGTGCTTGACCACAA GGTAGTCTTCTGGTTTGGGGATCTGAACTTTCGTATCGCTGACCATGGGATGCACTTTCTCCGCTCCTCGATCAGTAATGGCCGCTTTAACCTGCTGTGGAACAGAGATCAG CTGACCATGATGAAGAAGAAAGAAGCTATTCTTCAGGAATTTGAAGAAGGACTGCTGTGCTTCAAACCCACTTATAAGTTTGACCGTTTCTCTGAGACTTACGATACAAG AGCGCCAAAGACATGGTTTGGCTTTAT TGGTAAAAAGCGGAAACCTGCCTGGACGGATCGTATCTTGTGGAGGATAAAGCCCAAAGCTATAGACACTGAGGATGAGAATAGTTCGACAACATCGTCAGCTGATGATGAGGAGTATCCTTTTAAGGTGACACAGAACATGTACACCTGTGATGTCTCATATGGGGTCAGTGACCACAAACCCGTCATTGGGACCTTCAATCTGGAG ATGAGAAAAAAGGTTGAGACACCTCTCGTCGCACTAACCGTGGAGGGACACTGGAGTGCTGATGAAGGTCCCACATTCACCTACACCATTCTGGAAAACTTTGAGTCCTCTACCTGGGACTGGATCGGATTGTACAAG ATTGGCTTTAAAAGTGCCTCTGATTACTCCACCTTCGCTTGGGTCAAAGACGATGAAGTAGCTGCCAACGGCGAAGTCGTGACG GTCCAGATGAGTAAAAGTGAGCTCCCCCTGCCGGCAGGGGATTATGTTCTTGGATATTACAGCACCAACATGCAAACCCTCATTGCCTTTAGTCCGACTTTCCAG ATTCTCGAGTCTCAACATGCTGTAATGGAGGGTCTGCTACCTGAGAACATCAATGGACATGAGAAGTAA
- the LOC113092444 gene encoding inositol polyphosphate 5-phosphatase K-like isoform X1, with amino-acid sequence MNQASDYQLFWENSNKMSDTFDVPRVRSDSTSTTATQSTSSRMILRERLAQLLVCLEDLSSDDEANEEVSRTLDEAFYLCGKYTNRESFRLHMVTWNVGTAEPPADVRTLLQLDSQPATDLYVIGLQEVNANPVRYISDLISEDSWSHLLMDTLAPMGYIKVTSVRMQGLLLILFAKQVHLPFIRDIQSTYTRTGLFGYWGNKGGVSVRFSFYGHMLCFLNCHLAAHMNYALQRMDEFEYILDTQDFDMYNTPQVLDHKVVFWFGDLNFRIADHGMHFLRSSISNGRFNLLWNRDQLTMMKKKEAILQEFEEGLLCFKPTYKFDRFSETYDTRAPKTWFGFIGKKRKPAWTDRILWRIKPKAIDTEDENSSTTSSADDEEYPFKVTQNMYTCDVSYGVSDHKPVIGTFNLEMRKKVETPLVALTVEGHWSADEGPTFTYTILENFESSTWDWIGLYKIGFKSASDYSTFAWVKDDEVAANGEVVTVQMSKSELPLPAGDYVLGYYSTNMQTLIAFSPTFQILESQHAVMEGLLPENINGHEK; translated from the exons ATGAATCAGGCTTCAGATTATCAGTTGTTTTGGGAGAACAGCAACAAGATGTCTGACACATTTGATGTCCCACGTGTGCGATCCGATAGTACGTCCACAACGGCGACTCAGTCTACTTCATCACGGATGATTCTTCGTGAGCGTCTCGCTCAGTTGCTCGTCTGCTTAGAAGATCTCAGCTCAGATGATGAGGCAAATGAGGAAGTGTCCCGCACGCTAGATGAAGCCTTTTACCTCTGTGGAAAATACACCAACAGAGAGTCCTTCAG GCTGCACATGGTCACATGGAATGTTGGCACAGCGGAGCCCCCTGCTGATGTGAGGACATTACTGCAGCTTGACTCACAGCCGGCCACTGACCTCTATGTGATTGG TCTACAGGAAGTGAATGCCAATCCAGTGCGGTATATCTCTGATCTCATTTCTGAGGACTCATGGAGTCACCTTCTCATGGATACCCTTGCGCCAATGGGATATATAAAg GTGACTTCAGTGAGGATGCAGGGTTTGCTGCTGATACTGTTTGCAAAGCAGGTCCACCTGCCTTTCATCAGAGACATCCAAAGTACATACACCCGCACGGGCCTGTTCGGATACTGG GGAAATAAAGGCGGTGTGTCTGTGCGTTTTTCATTCTACGGTCACATGCTGTGTTTTTTGAACTGTCATCTGGCGGCTCATATGAACTACGCCCTGCAACGCATGGATGAGTTTGAATACATACTGGACACGCAAGACTTTGATATGTACAACACTCCACAAGTGCTTGACCACAA GGTAGTCTTCTGGTTTGGGGATCTGAACTTTCGTATCGCTGACCATGGGATGCACTTTCTCCGCTCCTCGATCAGTAATGGCCGCTTTAACCTGCTGTGGAACAGAGATCAG CTGACCATGATGAAGAAGAAAGAAGCTATTCTTCAGGAATTTGAAGAAGGACTGCTGTGCTTCAAACCCACTTATAAGTTTGACCGTTTCTCTGAGACTTACGATACAAG AGCGCCAAAGACATGGTTTGGCTTTAT TGGTAAAAAGCGGAAACCTGCCTGGACGGATCGTATCTTGTGGAGGATAAAGCCCAAAGCTATAGACACTGAGGATGAGAATAGTTCGACAACATCGTCAGCTGATGATGAGGAGTATCCTTTTAAGGTGACACAGAACATGTACACCTGTGATGTCTCATATGGGGTCAGTGACCACAAACCCGTCATTGGGACCTTCAATCTGGAG ATGAGAAAAAAGGTTGAGACACCTCTCGTCGCACTAACCGTGGAGGGACACTGGAGTGCTGATGAAGGTCCCACATTCACCTACACCATTCTGGAAAACTTTGAGTCCTCTACCTGGGACTGGATCGGATTGTACAAG ATTGGCTTTAAAAGTGCCTCTGATTACTCCACCTTCGCTTGGGTCAAAGACGATGAAGTAGCTGCCAACGGCGAAGTCGTGACG GTCCAGATGAGTAAAAGTGAGCTCCCCCTGCCGGCAGGGGATTATGTTCTTGGATATTACAGCACCAACATGCAAACCCTCATTGCCTTTAGTCCGACTTTCCAG ATTCTCGAGTCTCAACATGCTGTAATGGAGGGTCTGCTACCTGAGAACATCAATGGACATGAGAAGTAA
- the LOC113092444 gene encoding inositol polyphosphate 5-phosphatase K-like isoform X2, protein MNQASDYQLFWENSNKMSDTFDVPRVRSDSTSTTATQSTSSRMILRERLAQLLVCLEDLSSDDEANEEVSRTLDEAFYLCGKYTNRESFRLHMVTWNVGTAEPPADVRTLLQLDSQPATDLYVIGLQEVNANPVRYISDLISEDSWSHLLMDTLAPMGYIKVTSVRMQGLLLILFAKQVHLPFIRDIQSTYTRTGLFGYWGNKGGVSVRFSFYGHMLCFLNCHLAAHMNYALQRMDEFEYILDTQDFDMYNTPQVLDHKVVFWFGDLNFRIADHGMHFLRSSISNGRFNLLWNRDQLTMMKKKEAILQEFEEGLLCFKPTYKFDRFSETYDTSGKKRKPAWTDRILWRIKPKAIDTEDENSSTTSSADDEEYPFKVTQNMYTCDVSYGVSDHKPVIGTFNLEMRKKVETPLVALTVEGHWSADEGPTFTYTILENFESSTWDWIGLYKIGFKSASDYSTFAWVKDDEVAANGEVVTVQMSKSELPLPAGDYVLGYYSTNMQTLIAFSPTFQILESQHAVMEGLLPENINGHEK, encoded by the exons ATGAATCAGGCTTCAGATTATCAGTTGTTTTGGGAGAACAGCAACAAGATGTCTGACACATTTGATGTCCCACGTGTGCGATCCGATAGTACGTCCACAACGGCGACTCAGTCTACTTCATCACGGATGATTCTTCGTGAGCGTCTCGCTCAGTTGCTCGTCTGCTTAGAAGATCTCAGCTCAGATGATGAGGCAAATGAGGAAGTGTCCCGCACGCTAGATGAAGCCTTTTACCTCTGTGGAAAATACACCAACAGAGAGTCCTTCAG GCTGCACATGGTCACATGGAATGTTGGCACAGCGGAGCCCCCTGCTGATGTGAGGACATTACTGCAGCTTGACTCACAGCCGGCCACTGACCTCTATGTGATTGG TCTACAGGAAGTGAATGCCAATCCAGTGCGGTATATCTCTGATCTCATTTCTGAGGACTCATGGAGTCACCTTCTCATGGATACCCTTGCGCCAATGGGATATATAAAg GTGACTTCAGTGAGGATGCAGGGTTTGCTGCTGATACTGTTTGCAAAGCAGGTCCACCTGCCTTTCATCAGAGACATCCAAAGTACATACACCCGCACGGGCCTGTTCGGATACTGG GGAAATAAAGGCGGTGTGTCTGTGCGTTTTTCATTCTACGGTCACATGCTGTGTTTTTTGAACTGTCATCTGGCGGCTCATATGAACTACGCCCTGCAACGCATGGATGAGTTTGAATACATACTGGACACGCAAGACTTTGATATGTACAACACTCCACAAGTGCTTGACCACAA GGTAGTCTTCTGGTTTGGGGATCTGAACTTTCGTATCGCTGACCATGGGATGCACTTTCTCCGCTCCTCGATCAGTAATGGCCGCTTTAACCTGCTGTGGAACAGAGATCAG CTGACCATGATGAAGAAGAAAGAAGCTATTCTTCAGGAATTTGAAGAAGGACTGCTGTGCTTCAAACCCACTTATAAGTTTGACCGTTTCTCTGAGACTTACGATACAAG TGGTAAAAAGCGGAAACCTGCCTGGACGGATCGTATCTTGTGGAGGATAAAGCCCAAAGCTATAGACACTGAGGATGAGAATAGTTCGACAACATCGTCAGCTGATGATGAGGAGTATCCTTTTAAGGTGACACAGAACATGTACACCTGTGATGTCTCATATGGGGTCAGTGACCACAAACCCGTCATTGGGACCTTCAATCTGGAG ATGAGAAAAAAGGTTGAGACACCTCTCGTCGCACTAACCGTGGAGGGACACTGGAGTGCTGATGAAGGTCCCACATTCACCTACACCATTCTGGAAAACTTTGAGTCCTCTACCTGGGACTGGATCGGATTGTACAAG ATTGGCTTTAAAAGTGCCTCTGATTACTCCACCTTCGCTTGGGTCAAAGACGATGAAGTAGCTGCCAACGGCGAAGTCGTGACG GTCCAGATGAGTAAAAGTGAGCTCCCCCTGCCGGCAGGGGATTATGTTCTTGGATATTACAGCACCAACATGCAAACCCTCATTGCCTTTAGTCCGACTTTCCAG ATTCTCGAGTCTCAACATGCTGTAATGGAGGGTCTGCTACCTGAGAACATCAATGGACATGAGAAGTAA